One stretch of Tepidibacter hydrothermalis DNA includes these proteins:
- a CDS encoding arginine repressor, giving the protein MKISRHNKILEIIESNDITTQDELAQKLRDHGMNVTQATVSRDIKDLKLVKVLTKDGNYKYAALKKEEKGSSDRLIRLLKELLVGIDSAENIVCLKTIPRSAQLVAKAVDQLEIKEVVGTIAGIDTVFILLKTTEDVDIIKGRFRKLI; this is encoded by the coding sequence TTGAAAATATCAAGGCATAACAAAATATTAGAAATAATTGAAAGCAATGATATAACGACTCAAGATGAACTTGCACAAAAGCTTAGAGATCACGGAATGAACGTTACTCAAGCTACAGTTTCAAGAGATATAAAGGACTTAAAATTAGTTAAAGTTCTAACAAAAGATGGAAACTATAAGTATGCAGCACTTAAAAAAGAAGAAAAAGGATCTTCTGACAGACTAATAAGGTTATTAAAAGAACTATTAGTAGGAATTGATTCGGCTGAAAATATAGTATGTTTAAAAACTATACCTAGATCTGCGCAATTAGTTGCAAAAGCAGTAGATCAACTAGAAATTAAAGAAGTAGTAGGCACAATAGCAGGTATTGATACTGTATTTATATTGCTAAAAACCACAGAAGATGTAGATATTATAAAAGGTAGATTTAGAAAGCTAATATAG
- a CDS encoding TlyA family RNA methyltransferase has translation MKKRIDILLVENGHFESRERAKKSLMAGLVFVDGQRCDKAGTLVKEDCKITVKGKLIPYVSRGGLKLEKSIKNFDVDVKGKVCLDIGSSTGGFTDCMLQNGAIKVFSIDVGYGQLAWKLRQDDRVVCMERTNIRHVEVEDLGEYADFSSIDVSFISLRLVIPKAKELLKENGEIIALIKPQFEAGREKVGKKGVVRDKQTHIDVIKRITEFVYKNGFDILNLDYSPVKGPEGNIEYLLHIRKNNDLNEKNELNYDETILKVVEDSHKKL, from the coding sequence ATGAAAAAAAGAATAGATATTTTACTAGTTGAAAACGGACATTTTGAAAGTAGAGAAAGAGCCAAAAAATCGTTGATGGCAGGTCTTGTATTTGTAGATGGCCAAAGGTGTGATAAAGCAGGAACTTTAGTTAAAGAAGATTGCAAAATAACTGTGAAGGGAAAACTTATTCCCTACGTTAGTAGAGGTGGGTTAAAACTTGAAAAATCAATAAAAAACTTTGATGTAGATGTAAAAGGTAAAGTATGTTTAGATATAGGATCATCTACAGGTGGATTTACAGACTGTATGCTTCAAAATGGAGCTATAAAAGTATTTTCTATAGATGTTGGATACGGTCAACTTGCATGGAAATTAAGACAGGATGACAGAGTTGTATGTATGGAGAGAACCAATATAAGACACGTTGAAGTTGAAGATTTAGGAGAATACGCTGATTTTTCATCTATAGATGTATCATTTATATCATTGAGACTTGTAATACCAAAGGCTAAAGAATTGCTTAAAGAAAATGGAGAAATAATAGCTCTTATAAAACCACAATTTGAAGCAGGTAGAGAAAAGGTTGGTAAAAAAGGAGTAGTTAGAGACAAACAAACGCACATAGATGTAATTAAAAGAATAACTGAGTTTGTATATAAAAATGGATTTGATATATTAAACTTAGACTATTCACCTGTAAAAGGTCCAGAAGGAAATATCGAGTACTTACTTCATATAAGAAAGAATAATGATTTAAATGAAAAAAATGAATTAAACTATGATGAAACAATTTTGAAAGTAGTAGAAGATTCTCATAAAAAACTGTAA
- a CDS encoding copper amine oxidase N-terminal domain-containing protein, translated as MKKILSITILLVMCLSMNIFAQDEVNVNINGSTTVKGVLVEGTTLVPVRVISESMGAKVSWVGETKTVTIIKGDKTIKLQVNDKDAKLIENTTYVPVRFVSESLGLNVEWDGATRTVNIGSKVEVPIQSTGDSEKDLKELGELIENSVVSGKVLGYSPNGDITKSLWTLKKQSGEYSIYMQGKPIIVSRNKGAQTEFIKVLKYYLPSKGSIVWNNLIEMINNKQFGEIKEEIYDGKKVKYYVAGGVINIWIDTKPVEIAKENHNKESIKDSEFPVATYDTEKNLKKLKDMTTNTIISGNELVYTKSGNTKFRTWTVKFNTGGYSIYIKGGAGARKNEDAKVELLKVIKYYLTTGGQTVWDNLINMRNNEEYDQIKEESYDGKSVKYFMSSNGTINIYIK; from the coding sequence ATGAAGAAGATACTATCAATTACAATACTTCTAGTAATGTGCTTATCAATGAATATATTTGCTCAAGATGAAGTGAATGTAAATATTAATGGCTCAACAACAGTAAAAGGAGTTCTAGTTGAAGGAACAACTTTAGTTCCTGTAAGAGTCATATCAGAGTCAATGGGAGCTAAAGTATCATGGGTAGGTGAAACTAAGACAGTAACTATTATTAAAGGTGATAAGACTATAAAGCTTCAAGTAAACGATAAGGATGCTAAACTAATAGAAAATACTACATATGTTCCAGTTAGATTTGTTTCTGAATCTCTAGGATTAAATGTTGAATGGGATGGAGCTACTAGAACTGTAAATATAGGTTCAAAGGTAGAAGTTCCAATACAATCTACAGGAGATTCAGAAAAAGATTTAAAAGAACTCGGTGAATTGATTGAAAATAGTGTTGTATCAGGAAAAGTTTTAGGATATTCTCCAAATGGAGATATAACGAAAAGTCTTTGGACACTTAAAAAACAATCAGGTGAATACTCAATATATATGCAAGGCAAGCCAATAATTGTATCTAGAAACAAGGGTGCTCAAACAGAATTTATAAAAGTATTAAAATACTATTTACCATCTAAAGGGTCAATTGTTTGGAATAACTTAATTGAAATGATTAATAATAAACAATTTGGTGAAATAAAAGAAGAAATTTATGATGGTAAAAAAGTAAAGTATTATGTAGCAGGTGGAGTAATCAATATTTGGATTGATACAAAACCAGTTGAAATTGCAAAAGAAAATCATAATAAAGAATCTATAAAAGATAGTGAATTTCCAGTTGCTACATATGATACAGAGAAGAATTTAAAGAAACTTAAAGATATGACAACAAATACAATTATATCTGGAAATGAATTGGTATATACAAAAAGTGGAAATACAAAGTTTAGAACATGGACAGTTAAATTTAATACTGGAGGATATAGTATTTATATCAAAGGTGGAGCTGGAGCTAGAAAAAATGAAGATGCAAAGGTTGAATTACTAAAAGTAATTAAATATTATCTTACAACTGGAGGACAAACAGTTTGGGATAATCTAATAAACATGAGAAATAATGAAGAGTATGACCAAATAAAAGAAGAATCTTATGATGGAAAATCTGTTAAATACTTTATGTCTTCTAATGGAACTATAAATATATATATAAAGTAA
- the recN gene encoding DNA repair protein RecN — MILEMYIKNFALAEEIRIDFEEGFNVLTGETGSGKSIIIDALNLCLGGRYDKSFVRKGTDKGLVEAIFNVTNKKVIKELLEYGIDASLDDNLIISREIYSDGKNISRINGRNVRISFLKTIGSLLVDVHSQHQNQVLFNKDKHIEFLDIYGYERIEPAKEEYLGIYNEYFDLKKKINELTENKDDIQIAREIDLLKFQIQEIEEADLTIGEYDELLKEREIHRNSEKIYTSLNSSYSNLYESNYNAFDLISKGIKDLKSIANIDHRLEQFYSSLEEIMYTLQDISKDIRDYKDNVDFDIKSIDDIEMRIDTINNVKRKYGNSIEEILQYKDKIIQRLEDIENRDEKIIELKHELEKIEKELNQKSEKITSIRKEIANKLENDICEQLNSLNMKNVVFKVDLNQKEDYSSTGKDIIEFMISFNIGEDLMPIYKVASGGEMSRFMLAFKTILSDIDKVNTLVFDEIDTGISGIAAEIVGNKLKDISYKKQVISITHLPQIAVNANSHFRIEKVIQESRTYTKIEKLNLEEQIKEIARLISGSNITQKTIEHAKEIIQIAQNKDV; from the coding sequence ATGATCCTTGAGATGTATATAAAGAATTTTGCATTGGCAGAAGAAATTAGAATAGATTTTGAAGAAGGATTTAATGTATTAACTGGAGAAACAGGTTCTGGTAAATCTATAATAATAGACGCTCTTAATCTTTGTTTAGGTGGAAGGTATGACAAATCATTTGTAAGAAAAGGAACGGATAAAGGTCTTGTAGAGGCTATATTTAATGTTACAAATAAAAAAGTCATTAAAGAACTTTTAGAGTATGGAATAGATGCATCTTTAGATGATAACTTGATAATATCAAGGGAAATATACAGTGATGGAAAGAATATAAGTAGAATAAATGGAAGAAATGTAAGAATATCCTTTTTGAAAACTATAGGGTCTTTATTGGTAGATGTACATAGTCAGCATCAAAATCAGGTTCTTTTTAACAAAGATAAGCACATAGAGTTTTTAGATATATATGGATATGAAAGAATTGAGCCTGCAAAAGAAGAATATTTAGGTATATATAATGAGTATTTTGATTTGAAAAAGAAGATAAATGAATTAACTGAGAATAAAGATGATATTCAAATAGCAAGAGAAATAGATCTTTTAAAATTTCAAATACAAGAGATTGAAGAAGCTGATTTAACTATAGGAGAATATGATGAGCTTTTAAAAGAAAGAGAAATACATAGAAATAGCGAAAAAATATATACAAGTTTAAATAGTTCGTATTCAAATTTATATGAATCAAATTATAATGCATTCGATTTAATATCTAAAGGTATTAAAGACTTGAAAAGTATTGCGAATATAGATCATAGATTAGAACAGTTTTATTCTTCATTAGAAGAAATTATGTATACTCTTCAAGATATATCAAAAGATATAAGGGACTATAAAGATAATGTGGATTTTGATATTAAAAGCATTGATGATATAGAGATGAGAATAGATACAATAAACAATGTAAAAAGAAAATATGGTAATTCCATAGAGGAAATTTTACAATATAAAGACAAAATAATTCAAAGATTAGAAGATATAGAAAATAGAGATGAAAAAATTATAGAGTTAAAACACGAATTGGAAAAAATTGAAAAAGAATTAAATCAAAAAAGTGAAAAAATAACTTCTATAAGAAAAGAAATTGCAAATAAATTAGAAAATGATATATGTGAACAATTAAATTCTTTAAATATGAAAAATGTTGTATTTAAAGTAGATTTAAATCAAAAAGAAGATTATTCTTCGACTGGAAAAGATATTATAGAATTTATGATATCCTTTAATATAGGTGAAGATTTAATGCCTATATACAAGGTTGCATCTGGTGGTGAAATGTCAAGATTTATGCTTGCATTTAAAACTATATTATCTGATATAGATAAAGTTAACACGCTTGTATTTGATGAAATAGATACCGGAATAAGTGGAATAGCTGCAGAAATAGTAGGAAATAAATTAAAGGATATATCATATAAAAAACAGGTTATAAGTATAACTCACTTGCCTCAAATAGCAGTAAATGCGAATTCTCATTTTAGAATAGAAAAAGTAATACAAGAAAGTAGAACTTACACAAAAATAGAGAAATTAAATTTAGAAGAACAGATAAAAGAAATAGCAAGATTAATATCTGGATCTAATATAACTCAAAAAACTATAGAACATGCTAAAGAAATTATACAAATAGCTCAAAATAAAGATGTTTAA
- a CDS encoding tyrosine-type recombinase/integrase, with translation MLNIFKNYLKQESKSENTIKSYIRHIKGYIKWFKDSYDTEFNKLYRENVLEFKSYLKNIKKDSPKTVNAKLSALIKFNEFLQSQGIQNDIVISKKDFNKIQIGIASPTDITRCDVEKFRQKVLENEGKRNYAIVTVMAYTGLRISEVLNITMNDFNTVSREIIIKSGKGDKTRTVYMNDRVKDSIQEYLKERKSQSEYLFVSNKGNCIDRTVINKMFKKYSEKITPHILRYFWCTYALENGLNVHEVANLAGHSNIQTTLLYTNPNRKQLLDKINKL, from the coding sequence ATGTTAAATATATTCAAAAATTATCTAAAACAAGAAAGTAAAAGTGAAAATACTATTAAAAGTTATATTAGACATATAAAAGGATATATAAAATGGTTTAAAGATTCATATGATACTGAATTTAATAAACTATATAGAGAAAATGTATTAGAGTTTAAAAGCTATTTAAAGAATATTAAAAAAGATAGTCCTAAGACAGTAAATGCTAAATTATCAGCACTAATTAAATTTAATGAGTTTTTGCAAAGTCAAGGAATACAAAATGATATAGTTATAAGCAAAAAAGATTTTAATAAAATACAAATAGGAATAGCAAGCCCAACAGATATTACGAGATGTGATGTAGAAAAATTTAGACAGAAGGTTTTAGAAAATGAAGGCAAGAGGAATTATGCGATAGTGACTGTTATGGCTTATACAGGACTTAGAATATCAGAAGTATTGAATATTACTATGAATGATTTTAATACTGTATCAAGAGAGATTATAATTAAAAGTGGTAAAGGAGATAAAACTAGAACTGTTTATATGAATGATAGAGTTAAAGACTCAATACAAGAATATTTAAAAGAAAGAAAATCACAATCAGAATACTTATTCGTAAGTAACAAAGGCAATTGTATAGATAGAACTGTTATAAATAAAATGTTTAAAAAGTATAGTGAAAAAATAACACCACATATATTAAGATATTTTTGGTGTACCTATGCTTTAGAAAATGGCTTGAATGTACATGAAGTAGCTAACCTTGCGGGACATAGTAATATACAAACTACTTTACTTTATACTAATCCAAATAGAAAACAATTATTAGATAAGATTAACAAGTTATAA
- a CDS encoding tyrosine-type recombinase/integrase: protein MKMTDFEFQIENFMIYCSSKNLSKKTMKAYEQTLKLFGSYMQEKFSVEEVEKIQTGHIRQYIKYLRERGKYTTTSNQKSIEINKPHNRKDYKKEISDSTINNYIRNIKVFFNWLYEENEIRKNPTEKIQKIKTKRKMKETISEEAFKALLRTFDTTTFHGYRNHIITKLLLDSGMRIGECLSLTVENIDIKNKVILVENTKGKNQRYVYFSLRMGENLRRWMQYKDRYVETNFLFPTNKGTQLTINSYETQLRKAGEKIDIKIHPHQLRNNFSKYYLLNGGDFFTLSRILGHSSVKVTEEAYMDLTPEEINKKYQKHSPLNKWRL, encoded by the coding sequence ATGAAAATGACAGATTTTGAATTCCAAATTGAAAACTTTATGATATATTGTTCTTCAAAAAACTTGTCTAAAAAAACAATGAAAGCCTATGAACAGACATTAAAGTTATTTGGTTCATATATGCAAGAAAAATTTTCTGTAGAAGAAGTAGAAAAAATTCAAACAGGGCATATAAGACAATATATTAAATATTTAAGAGAACGAGGTAAATATACAACTACTAGTAATCAAAAGAGTATAGAAATAAATAAACCTCACAATCGAAAAGATTACAAAAAAGAAATATCAGATTCAACTATAAATAATTACATTAGGAATATAAAAGTTTTCTTCAATTGGCTATATGAAGAAAATGAGATTAGAAAAAATCCAACTGAAAAAATACAAAAAATCAAAACTAAAAGAAAAATGAAAGAGACCATATCTGAGGAGGCGTTTAAGGCTCTTTTGAGAACTTTTGATACAACGACATTCCATGGCTATCGAAATCACATTATAACAAAGCTCCTCTTGGACAGTGGGATGAGAATAGGAGAATGTTTATCTCTTACGGTAGAAAATATAGATATAAAAAATAAGGTGATTTTAGTAGAAAACACTAAGGGTAAAAATCAAAGATATGTCTATTTTTCTCTTAGGATGGGAGAAAATTTAAGACGATGGATGCAATATAAAGATAGATATGTAGAAACAAATTTTTTATTTCCAACGAATAAAGGAACACAGTTAACTATAAATTCATATGAAACACAATTAAGAAAAGCAGGAGAAAAAATAGACATAAAAATTCATCCGCATCAACTTCGTAATAATTTTTCAAAATATTATTTGTTGAATGGAGGAGATTTCTTTACTTTAAGTAGAATATTGGGTCATTCTAGTGTCAAAGTAACAGAAGAGGCATATATGGATTTAACACCTGAAGAAATAAATAAGAAGTATCAAAAGCACTCTCCTCTTAACAAATGGAGATTATAA
- a CDS encoding copper amine oxidase N-terminal domain-containing protein, with amino-acid sequence MKRYFKYLITTFALILTLFNCSFAQDISVYVNNSKLEIDTASIIKDGRTLVPVRAIFEALGCEVRWDASTKTVTGIKGNKQIKLVIDGVNAKVNESEVKLDVPAMIVNSRTLVPVRFISESLDCNVKWDGDTNSVYITTLESGNENTEDTKIEESSAGGDLGELKDLTNNTVTVGEELYYTPNGNAKFSMWVIKFNKPGYKAYIRASESTIYKQDAETQLLKVLNNYLGDEANTLWSKIKSNIENEIFDNPTEEIFNGKTVEYFVSGNGDIVIYIK; translated from the coding sequence ATGAAAAGATATTTTAAATATTTAATAACTACATTTGCACTTATTTTAACTTTATTCAACTGTAGTTTTGCACAAGACATAAGTGTTTATGTAAACAATTCAAAGTTAGAGATTGATACTGCTTCAATAATAAAAGATGGAAGAACTTTAGTACCTGTAAGAGCTATATTTGAAGCATTAGGCTGTGAAGTCAGATGGGATGCTTCAACAAAGACAGTTACAGGAATTAAAGGGAATAAACAGATTAAATTAGTTATTGATGGTGTTAATGCTAAGGTAAATGAAAGTGAAGTTAAATTAGATGTACCTGCAATGATAGTTAATAGTAGAACTCTAGTGCCTGTTAGATTCATATCAGAGTCTTTAGATTGTAATGTAAAGTGGGATGGAGATACTAATTCAGTATATATAACTACTCTTGAAAGTGGCAATGAAAACACAGAGGATACTAAAATTGAAGAATCTTCTGCTGGTGGAGATTTAGGTGAATTAAAGGATTTAACAAATAATACAGTTACTGTTGGAGAAGAATTATATTATACACCGAATGGAAATGCTAAGTTTTCTATGTGGGTAATAAAATTTAATAAACCTGGATATAAGGCATATATCCGAGCATCAGAAAGTACTATATATAAACAAGATGCTGAAACACAATTATTAAAAGTACTAAACAATTATTTAGGTGATGAAGCAAATACATTGTGGAGTAAAATTAAAAGTAATATAGAAAATGAAATATTTGATAATCCAACAGAGGAAATTTTTAATGGAAAAACTGTCGAATATTTTGTATCAGGTAATGGTGATATAGTCATTTATATAAAATAA
- the spoIVB gene encoding SpoIVB peptidase, with the protein MAKISKRKFLILILILSTILTSFTPFNLISQAFNQDKLELIPLGNIAGIKLDTKGVLVIGIDENYLKYKDRNIKIGDIIVKIEGKEVNKAQDIEDITNDIKKDFINVTIKRDGKYISQNIKLYKNNEDDTYKIGVWVRDKIAGIGTLTCYNPKTKEFYALGHGITDVDTGSIIEVKNGVLYKPKKIGVKKGTSGVPGEIIGDFDKETIMGEFNHNDDFGIKGIMNNQYRWNDLKSIEVGHYYEVKKGDAYILFTDENNRIKRYKIKIKKIFNQNKPKSKSMVVEIVDKNLINYTGGIVQGMSGAPIIQNNKIIGAITHVFVNDPKKGYAIFIDWMLK; encoded by the coding sequence ATGGCTAAAATTTCCAAGAGAAAATTTTTGATTTTAATATTAATTTTATCTACAATATTGACAAGTTTCACACCATTTAATTTAATTTCACAAGCTTTTAATCAAGATAAATTAGAATTAATTCCACTTGGAAATATAGCTGGAATAAAACTTGATACAAAAGGAGTATTAGTTATAGGAATAGACGAAAATTATTTAAAATATAAAGATAGAAACATAAAAATTGGAGATATAATAGTAAAAATAGAAGGAAAAGAAGTAAATAAAGCACAAGATATAGAGGATATTACAAATGATATAAAAAAAGATTTTATAAACGTAACTATAAAAAGAGATGGTAAGTATATATCTCAAAATATAAAATTATATAAAAATAATGAAGATGATACTTACAAAATAGGAGTTTGGGTAAGAGATAAAATAGCAGGAATAGGAACGCTGACTTGCTATAATCCAAAAACAAAAGAATTTTATGCCCTAGGGCATGGAATAACAGATGTAGATACTGGAAGTATAATAGAAGTTAAAAATGGTGTTTTATATAAGCCTAAAAAAATAGGGGTTAAAAAAGGAACATCAGGAGTTCCAGGTGAAATAATAGGAGACTTTGATAAAGAAACTATAATGGGTGAATTTAATCATAACGATGACTTTGGAATAAAGGGGATCATGAATAACCAATATAGATGGAATGACTTAAAATCTATAGAAGTTGGTCACTATTACGAAGTTAAAAAAGGAGATGCCTATATATTATTTACTGATGAGAACAATAGAATAAAAAGATATAAAATAAAAATAAAAAAGATATTTAACCAAAATAAACCAAAGTCTAAGAGTATGGTAGTTGAAATAGTAGATAAAAATCTGATAAACTATACAGGTGGAATAGTACAAGGTATGAGTGGAGCTCCGATAATACAAAATAATAAAATAATAGGAGCTATAACACATGTATTTGTCAATGATCCTAAGAAAGGATATGCCATATTTATAGATTGGATGTTGAAATAA
- a CDS encoding copper amine oxidase N-terminal domain-containing protein, producing the protein MKNILSITMLLVLCLSMNIFAQDEVNVNINNSTQVNGILVEGRTLVPVRVVSESMGATVSWEGETKTVTIVKGDKTIKLQVNGKDAKLIGNTTYVPVRFVSESLGLNVEWDGETRTVNIGVEDNVIQDEFPTATYDVQKDLKTLENMTSNTIISGDTLVYAPSGNPKLKLWTVRFNAGEYKVYVQADSGARKNKDAKTELLKVIKYYLPNDCESLWNRLIEMKDNKVFDSTETKKYDGKNVDYSFSSTGQIHIGMKQTNDNAQSNVTDNVSSDLKKLKDLTSNTVISGDTLVYSKIGNPKFKTWTVSFNEGGYNLYVRARGVTVDKEDAETQLLKVLNNYLGDEANTLWSKIKSNIENEIFDNPTEEVFNGKYVNYFVSGNGDIAIYIK; encoded by the coding sequence ATGAAGAATATACTATCAATAACAATGCTTCTAGTATTGTGTTTATCAATGAATATATTTGCTCAAGATGAAGTCAATGTAAACATAAATAACTCAACTCAAGTGAATGGTATTTTAGTTGAAGGAAGAACTTTAGTACCAGTTAGGGTAGTTTCAGAAAGTATGGGTGCTACAGTATCGTGGGAAGGTGAAACTAAGACAGTAACTATTGTTAAAGGTGATAAAACTATAAAACTACAAGTGAATGGTAAGGATGCTAAATTAATAGGAAATACTACATATGTACCAGTTAGATTTGTTTCAGAATCATTAGGATTGAATGTAGAATGGGATGGAGAAACAAGAACAGTTAATATAGGTGTCGAAGATAATGTTATTCAAGATGAGTTTCCAACAGCTACATATGATGTACAAAAAGATTTGAAGACTCTAGAAAATATGACAAGCAATACTATTATAAGTGGAGATACTTTAGTGTATGCTCCTAGTGGCAATCCTAAACTCAAACTTTGGACAGTAAGATTTAATGCTGGTGAATACAAAGTTTATGTTCAAGCAGATTCAGGTGCTAGAAAAAATAAAGATGCAAAAACAGAATTATTAAAAGTTATAAAATACTATCTACCAAATGATTGTGAATCACTATGGAATAGATTGATAGAAATGAAAGATAACAAAGTATTTGATAGTACAGAAACTAAAAAATATGATGGTAAAAATGTAGACTATTCATTTTCTAGTACAGGGCAAATTCATATTGGAATGAAACAAACTAATGATAATGCACAATCTAATGTTACAGATAATGTAAGCAGTGACTTAAAAAAACTTAAAGATTTAACAAGCAACACAGTTATATCTGGAGATACATTAGTATATTCAAAAATTGGAAATCCTAAATTCAAAACATGGACAGTAAGCTTTAATGAAGGTGGATATAATTTATATGTAAGAGCAAGAGGAGTTACTGTAGATAAAGAAGATGCTGAAACACAATTATTAAAAGTACTAAACAATTATTTAGGTGATGAAGCAAATACATTGTGGAGTAAAATTAAAAGTAATATAGAAAATGAAATATTTGATAATCCAACAGAAGAAGTTTTTAATGGAAAATATGTTAACTATTTCGTATCTGGCAATGGAGATATAGCAATTTATATAAAATAA
- a CDS encoding helix-turn-helix domain-containing protein, whose amino-acid sequence MIGIKYICKEFHVQLKDIGEELGVSKQTVNSWVSGSRKIPDKHLNILSEIFELPKEYFQKKLNEEDKVIIQDMKLEKYIQSILIDDIDEDESDLRHNFNSISMYKNLNSKIKAIETLRKIRNQLLDYEFMKNKNSNKERAKVEEILDIYTSFHSILNCEQVEIGLIKKIISIILDRYDIETENNKLGDKPFEQNKYYKELKELFGTEML is encoded by the coding sequence GTGATAGGAATTAAGTATATATGCAAAGAATTTCATGTTCAGCTTAAAGATATAGGGGAAGAATTAGGGGTTTCTAAACAAACAGTAAATTCATGGGTAAGTGGTAGTAGAAAAATTCCTGATAAGCATTTGAATATTTTGTCTGAAATATTTGAACTTCCTAAGGAATATTTCCAAAAAAAACTTAATGAAGAAGATAAAGTTATAATTCAAGATATGAAATTAGAGAAGTATATACAGTCTATACTTATAGATGATATTGACGAAGATGAGAGTGATTTAAGGCATAATTTTAATAGTATTAGTATGTATAAAAACTTAAATAGTAAAATTAAAGCGATTGAAACTTTAAGAAAAATCAGAAACCAATTATTAGACTATGAATTTATGAAAAATAAAAATTCAAATAAAGAAAGGGCAAAAGTGGAAGAGATATTAGATATCTATACAAGTTTTCATTCTATTTTAAATTGTGAACAAGTAGAAATAGGTCTTATAAAAAAAATAATAAGTATTATATTAGATAGGTATGATATTGAAACAGAGAATAATAAATTGGGAGATAAACCATTTGAACAAAATAAGTATTATAAGGAGCTTAAAGAGTTATTTGGAACAGAAATGTTATAG